From a region of the Rhodothermus profundi genome:
- a CDS encoding ribosomal protein uL16 3-hydroxylase — MRLPETLLGTLSPAQFLADYWQKRPLLIRQGLPGFRSPITPEELAGLACEEGVTARLILEKGGAHPWEVRYGPFEPKDFAALPPTHWTLLVQEVDRLVPEVAALLETVRFIPNWRLDDVMVSYAPDGGTVGAHIDNYDVFLVQAWGRRRWQINHQPVDREELVPGVEVRLLAHFEPDAEWILEPGDVLYLPPRIPHYGVALGDCMTFSIGFRAPDQAELAEAMPRLTAWLDRGLRYADPGLTPAVDPGEITAEVIDQVHTLLRKLIDDRARLARWFGCIITEPRRGLVPEPPARPVSIQQIRRRLQQGAALRRNAIPELAYVRHEDGSATLFASGEAYELPPELAEAAPLLTGCQPLTARTLQPWLERTDFLELLQTLIHSGILSFLPARRH, encoded by the coding sequence ATGCGTTTACCGGAGACCTTGCTGGGTACGCTTTCACCGGCCCAGTTTCTGGCAGATTACTGGCAGAAGCGGCCGCTTCTGATTCGGCAGGGATTGCCCGGGTTTCGGTCGCCTATTACCCCTGAAGAGCTGGCTGGCCTGGCCTGTGAGGAGGGAGTAACGGCTCGGCTTATTCTGGAAAAAGGAGGGGCGCATCCCTGGGAGGTGCGCTACGGTCCTTTTGAGCCCAAAGATTTTGCTGCGTTGCCGCCTACGCACTGGACCTTGCTGGTGCAGGAGGTTGACCGACTGGTGCCGGAGGTGGCTGCTCTGCTTGAGACGGTGCGTTTCATTCCCAACTGGCGGCTGGATGACGTCATGGTCAGCTATGCGCCCGATGGGGGAACGGTTGGGGCGCATATCGACAATTATGACGTATTCCTGGTGCAGGCCTGGGGGCGTCGGCGCTGGCAGATCAACCATCAGCCGGTAGATCGGGAGGAGCTGGTACCAGGAGTGGAAGTGCGTTTGCTGGCGCACTTTGAACCGGATGCGGAATGGATCTTGGAGCCCGGCGACGTGCTCTATCTGCCGCCCCGCATTCCCCATTATGGCGTCGCACTGGGGGATTGCATGACCTTTTCCATAGGGTTTCGGGCGCCTGATCAGGCCGAGCTGGCCGAGGCGATGCCGCGCCTGACTGCGTGGCTGGACAGAGGACTCCGATATGCCGACCCTGGCTTAACGCCTGCTGTTGACCCGGGGGAAATCACGGCCGAGGTCATTGATCAGGTTCATACCTTACTACGGAAGTTGATCGACGATCGCGCTCGCCTGGCTCGGTGGTTTGGATGCATCATAACCGAACCCCGGCGTGGGCTGGTCCCGGAGCCTCCTGCACGACCTGTCTCGATCCAACAGATTCGTCGGCGTCTGCAACAGGGGGCAGCCTTGCGGCGCAACGCAATCCCCGAGCTGGCTTATGTGCGTCATGAAGATGGTTCGGCTACCCTGTTTGCTTCGGGTGAAGCGTATGAACTACCCCCTGAATTAGCCGAGGCAGCCCCGCTGCTGACCGGCTGTCAGCCGCTAACGGCCAGGACGCTTCAGCCCTGGCTGGAGCGGACAGACTTTCTGGAACTCTTGCAGACGCTTATCCATTCCGGCATCCTGTCGTTCCTACCAGCTCGGAGGCACTGA
- a CDS encoding amidohydrolase family protein, producing MKRFLTGLLLILLGSNASFSLAQPRSIPPAPDRRPDEGMGPFERLIIRGAILIDGTGAPPIGPVDIVIEKNRIKEIVRVGYPGVPIEEERRPGNATYELDAHGMYVLPGFIDLHAHIGGVAQGTPAEYVFKLWMAHGITTIRDPGSGNGLAWTLEHKRRSAENRIVAPRIYAYVRFGQGAKTPLTTPEAARAWVRQVAQQGADGLKLPALPPEIMAATIDEARKLGLRTAAHLDQMGVARMDALDAARLGLTTLEHWYGLPEALFVDRTVQDFPVDYNYQNEQHRFGQAGRLWLQAAPPGSPKWKEVMEEFLRLDFTFCPTLTIYEASRDLMRAMRAEWHDRYTLPSLWKFFQPNRKAHGSYWFYWTTADEIAWKRNYQRWMQWLNEYKNRGGRVVTGSDSGFIFKLYGFGYIRELELLQEAGFHPLEVIRSATLYGAEALGNPEIGQVAPGKLADLIIVAENPLENFKVLYGTGWIRVNERNEVERTRGILYTIKDGIIYDAKQLLADVARMVEEAKRQEATSQNP from the coding sequence ATGAAACGCTTCCTGACCGGTCTGCTCCTGATTTTGCTGGGAAGCAACGCATCGTTTTCGCTGGCGCAACCCCGCTCCATCCCTCCTGCTCCGGACCGTCGTCCGGATGAGGGCATGGGACCATTTGAACGGCTGATTATCCGGGGCGCCATCCTGATCGATGGCACGGGCGCCCCACCTATTGGCCCGGTAGATATCGTGATCGAAAAGAACCGCATCAAAGAAATTGTGCGGGTGGGCTATCCGGGCGTGCCTATCGAGGAAGAACGGCGCCCCGGCAATGCCACCTACGAGCTGGATGCTCACGGCATGTATGTACTCCCCGGATTTATCGACTTGCATGCGCACATCGGAGGCGTTGCGCAGGGCACGCCGGCGGAGTACGTATTCAAGCTCTGGATGGCCCACGGCATTACCACCATTCGAGATCCAGGCTCCGGTAATGGACTAGCATGGACGCTGGAACACAAGCGGCGCAGCGCGGAAAATCGCATTGTCGCTCCGCGCATTTACGCGTACGTCCGCTTTGGTCAGGGTGCCAAAACTCCTCTGACCACCCCTGAAGCAGCCCGGGCCTGGGTACGTCAGGTAGCACAACAAGGCGCAGACGGGCTCAAGCTACCCGCCCTGCCCCCCGAAATCATGGCTGCTACCATTGACGAAGCCCGCAAGCTGGGCCTGCGCACCGCCGCTCATCTGGATCAGATGGGCGTAGCCCGCATGGATGCGCTAGACGCCGCCCGGCTGGGCCTCACCACCCTGGAACACTGGTACGGCCTGCCCGAAGCTCTCTTTGTCGACCGGACCGTACAGGACTTTCCGGTAGACTATAACTACCAGAACGAACAACACCGCTTTGGACAGGCTGGCCGACTCTGGCTCCAGGCCGCTCCGCCAGGAAGCCCGAAATGGAAAGAAGTCATGGAGGAGTTTCTGCGGCTGGATTTCACCTTCTGCCCCACGCTAACCATCTATGAAGCCAGCCGCGATCTGATGCGGGCCATGCGCGCCGAATGGCACGATCGCTACACGCTGCCCTCGCTCTGGAAATTCTTCCAGCCTAACCGTAAAGCTCATGGATCCTACTGGTTCTACTGGACGACTGCTGATGAAATCGCCTGGAAACGCAACTATCAGCGGTGGATGCAGTGGCTGAATGAATACAAAAACCGTGGGGGACGTGTCGTCACGGGTTCGGACTCTGGCTTCATCTTTAAGCTCTATGGCTTTGGCTACATCCGAGAATTAGAACTGCTGCAAGAAGCCGGATTTCATCCCCTGGAAGTGATCCGATCGGCCACGCTCTACGGCGCCGAAGCGCTGGGCAATCCGGAAATCGGACAGGTAGCGCCTGGCAAACTGGCCGATCTGATCATTGTGGCCGAAAACCCGCTGGAAAACTTCAAGGTGCTCTATGGCACCGGCTGGATTCGGGTAAATGAACGGAATGAAGTAGAACGCACCCGAGGCATCCTCTACACAATCAAAGATGGAATCATCTACGATGCCAAACAACTGCTGGCCGATGTCGCCCGCATGGTAGAGGAAGCCAAACGCCAGGAAGCTACCTCCCAGAATCCCTGA
- a CDS encoding NUDIX hydrolase, with amino-acid sequence MSDTAPQVFVVCLASASLPEVLPEGIRLWETPEQASACCLDGQLWVIEVPPGAASFDGEGWRLRQPLPASAIRNRTPYRPPVTVPAAGGVVQRRRETPEVLLIHRRGCWDLPKGKCEPGETPEACALREVSEELGVTPVTLRLRAPLGRTVHAYPLDGYYAVKPTWWFLMETTAVTFTPQETEAIQEVRWFPLEEALRRVTYPTLQALLERLRSYT; translated from the coding sequence TTGTCGGATACTGCTCCTCAGGTATTTGTCGTATGCCTGGCATCGGCCAGCCTACCCGAGGTGTTGCCAGAAGGCATTCGGCTCTGGGAGACCCCGGAGCAGGCTTCAGCATGCTGCCTGGACGGTCAGTTGTGGGTCATTGAGGTACCACCGGGAGCAGCCAGCTTTGACGGAGAAGGCTGGCGTTTGCGACAACCCTTACCGGCTTCAGCAATTCGCAACAGGACACCCTATCGGCCCCCGGTCACGGTGCCGGCTGCCGGTGGTGTTGTGCAGCGCAGAAGAGAGACGCCAGAAGTGCTCCTCATTCACCGGCGAGGATGCTGGGATTTGCCTAAAGGGAAGTGTGAGCCGGGAGAGACGCCCGAAGCCTGTGCGCTTCGAGAAGTGAGTGAGGAATTAGGCGTTACGCCTGTGACGCTGCGGCTCCGGGCACCGTTAGGGCGCACGGTGCATGCTTATCCCCTTGATGGATATTACGCGGTCAAGCCTACCTGGTGGTTCTTGATGGAAACCACGGCTGTGACGTTCACGCCACAAGAAACGGAAGCCATTCAGGAAGTTCGCTGGTTTCCGCTGGAGGAAGCGCTCCGTCGGGTAACCTATCCCACCCTCCAGGCATTGCTGGAGCGCCTGCGCAGCTACACCTGA
- the glp gene encoding molybdopterin molybdotransferase MoeA, with amino-acid sequence MREFISVEEARSLILAQVGRLPVERVPLAEALGRWLAEAIVSQDDIPPFPNAAMDGYAVRLADVHAAPVSLRVVAEVGAGQLPPEEIPAGACIRIMTGAPVPNWAEAVVPVEWTEASEDGTVRILQAPTAGENIRPAGQDVQAGERFFEVGQRITPPVVAMLATLGVAEVPVFRRPRVAIVATGSELIDPGQSLLPGHIRDSAGPGLAAQAQWVGAEVVVRQRVPDEHSALEQAIEQALEADVLVFSGGVSVGAYDLVRQVLDARGTQWLFWKIRQRPGKPMAFGLLEGKPVFGLPGNPVSSALCFDQYVVPALRRMQGQQEVLRPRFPAILEAPTPKKAGLHFFTRGIVRAGADGRLHVRDTGPQGSNLYHSMVRANCLIHLPEALEEAPAGLEVQIEWLPWTIGP; translated from the coding sequence ATGCGCGAATTTATCTCGGTCGAAGAGGCCCGAAGCCTGATTCTGGCGCAGGTCGGCCGGTTGCCGGTCGAACGCGTACCTTTGGCCGAGGCACTGGGACGCTGGCTGGCAGAAGCGATTGTCAGCCAGGACGACATTCCACCGTTTCCCAACGCAGCTATGGATGGCTATGCGGTGCGGCTGGCTGACGTGCACGCTGCACCTGTTTCGTTGCGCGTAGTTGCGGAGGTAGGAGCGGGGCAGTTGCCCCCGGAGGAAATTCCTGCCGGCGCGTGCATCCGGATCATGACGGGGGCCCCGGTTCCGAATTGGGCTGAGGCGGTAGTACCTGTAGAGTGGACAGAGGCCAGCGAAGATGGGACGGTGCGTATCCTTCAGGCGCCGACCGCAGGTGAAAATATTCGTCCTGCCGGGCAGGACGTGCAGGCCGGTGAGCGATTTTTTGAAGTAGGTCAGCGCATTACGCCCCCTGTGGTTGCCATGCTGGCTACGCTAGGTGTGGCTGAAGTGCCTGTGTTTCGCCGGCCTCGGGTAGCGATTGTGGCGACCGGCAGTGAGCTGATTGATCCCGGACAGTCCCTCTTGCCCGGACACATTCGAGATTCAGCCGGACCCGGCCTGGCAGCGCAGGCGCAATGGGTGGGTGCAGAGGTCGTGGTGCGCCAGCGCGTACCTGACGAACACAGTGCTTTAGAACAGGCGATCGAGCAGGCGCTGGAGGCAGATGTGCTGGTGTTTTCGGGAGGAGTTTCGGTAGGAGCGTACGATCTGGTTCGGCAGGTACTTGACGCTCGGGGCACGCAGTGGCTTTTCTGGAAGATCCGGCAGCGACCGGGCAAGCCCATGGCTTTTGGTCTGCTGGAGGGGAAGCCCGTCTTTGGCCTGCCCGGCAACCCGGTCTCGTCGGCGCTCTGCTTCGATCAGTATGTGGTGCCGGCACTTCGCCGCATGCAAGGGCAACAGGAGGTATTGCGGCCGCGATTTCCAGCGATTCTGGAAGCACCGACTCCCAAGAAGGCTGGCCTGCATTTCTTCACGCGAGGCATAGTCCGCGCCGGCGCAGACGGACGTCTGCACGTGCGCGATACGGGTCCTCAGGGATCTAACCTGTACCACTCGATGGTCCGGGCCAACTGCCTGATTCATTTACCGGAGGCGCTGGAAGAAGCACCGGCGGGCCTTGAAGTCCAGATTGAATGGCTGCCGTGGACGATAGGACCGTGA
- a CDS encoding glucose-6-phosphate isomerase gives MIRYDFSPALSFLEAHDLDALRPRVEAAHRMLLERTGPGSEMLGWRDLLREPDDALLEDIDATASEIREQADVFLCLGIGGSYLGAQAVIEALAPLFRPPVDTETGRPLAPEVLFAGHHLSGGYLKALLAYLEDKSVYVNVISKSGTTLETMLTFRILRPWLEARFPDVARRIIVTTDPARGRLREMASICGYRRYAIPPDVGGRFSVLTPVGLLPIAVAGVDIRTLFYGAVEMCERLKNHQDNPALDYAALRYLFHERGYALELLAVFEPRLRGIGAWWQQLFGESEGKAGKGLYPDTVQYTTDLHSLGQYVQEGRRHLIETFLMVAREPEPLTIPDTGDDLDGLAYLSGRSLQTVNHNAYEGTRRAHTDGGIPVSTIWMDRLAPGPLGACLYFFMHAVAVSGYLLGVNPFDQPGVEAYKREMYRLLRKI, from the coding sequence ATGATCCGCTACGATTTCTCCCCTGCACTCTCTTTTCTTGAAGCGCACGATTTGGACGCACTCCGCCCCCGGGTAGAAGCAGCCCACCGAATGCTGCTGGAACGCACCGGCCCGGGCAGCGAAATGCTTGGCTGGCGAGATCTGCTGCGAGAACCAGACGATGCTCTCCTGGAAGATATTGACGCCACAGCTTCCGAGATTCGAGAGCAGGCAGACGTTTTCTTATGTCTGGGAATCGGTGGCTCTTACCTGGGAGCACAAGCCGTCATTGAAGCGCTGGCCCCTCTGTTCCGTCCGCCTGTCGATACCGAAACTGGCCGTCCCCTCGCTCCAGAAGTGCTGTTTGCGGGCCATCACCTGAGCGGCGGCTACTTGAAAGCGTTGCTGGCCTATTTAGAAGACAAGTCGGTATACGTTAACGTCATTTCCAAGAGTGGGACCACACTGGAGACTATGCTGACCTTCCGCATACTGCGGCCCTGGCTGGAAGCGCGCTTCCCGGATGTTGCTCGCCGCATAATCGTTACGACCGATCCAGCCCGCGGACGCCTGCGTGAGATGGCAAGCATCTGCGGCTACCGGCGCTATGCCATCCCCCCTGATGTCGGAGGCCGCTTCTCGGTGCTGACACCGGTCGGCTTGCTGCCTATCGCAGTAGCAGGCGTCGACATCCGCACGCTTTTCTATGGCGCGGTCGAAATGTGCGAGCGTCTGAAAAACCATCAAGACAATCCAGCCCTCGACTATGCTGCCCTGCGTTATCTCTTCCATGAACGCGGCTACGCGTTGGAACTACTGGCGGTCTTTGAACCACGCCTACGTGGCATTGGCGCCTGGTGGCAACAACTCTTTGGTGAAAGTGAAGGCAAGGCAGGCAAAGGACTCTATCCCGATACGGTCCAGTACACAACCGATCTGCACTCCCTGGGACAGTACGTACAAGAAGGCCGTCGACACCTGATCGAAACATTTCTCATGGTAGCGCGCGAACCCGAACCGCTAACCATTCCGGACACAGGCGACGATCTGGACGGCCTGGCCTACCTGAGTGGACGCTCCCTGCAAACCGTCAATCATAACGCCTACGAAGGAACACGCCGGGCTCATACCGATGGGGGTATTCCGGTCTCAACAATATGGATGGATCGATTGGCGCCGGGCCCACTTGGCGCCTGCCTTTACTTCTTCATGCATGCCGTAGCGGTCAGCGGCTATCTGCTTGGCGTCAACCCCTTCGACCAGCCGGGTGTAGAGGCTTACAAGCGGGAAATGTACCGTTTACTGAGAAAAATCTGA
- a CDS encoding universal stress protein: MIRRILVALDPDTDTRTAVQYAAELARQHNASVTGLAVVDTGHIEASARGGGIGSMYYAEKLREQMTEEARAVARRLIEEFDDMAEKEGLRHRNTVAEGVPFRRILEDMKVHDLLVVGKEPHFFYSHPEEKTKTLVRVVRESVGPAFIVGAEYRPISRVLIAYDGSDTAARTMQRFAQLRPFGTDVGVEVLTVYDGEDAEARLMLSLVQEYLQEHGFRVTTTARKGNSPEEAIVQFAQEIQADLIVAGAYATTGLKKLLFGSSTSALIEKTIVPLFLYH; the protein is encoded by the coding sequence ATGATTCGGCGCATTCTCGTAGCTCTTGACCCGGACACAGATACCCGCACTGCTGTTCAGTATGCCGCGGAGCTAGCTCGCCAGCACAACGCCAGTGTCACCGGTCTGGCTGTTGTAGATACCGGCCACATCGAAGCCAGCGCTCGTGGCGGTGGTATTGGAAGCATGTACTATGCCGAAAAGCTGCGCGAGCAAATGACGGAAGAGGCGCGTGCCGTAGCGCGCCGGCTGATTGAGGAGTTTGATGATATGGCCGAAAAAGAAGGGCTGCGCCACCGGAATACGGTAGCTGAGGGCGTCCCCTTTCGACGTATCCTTGAAGATATGAAAGTGCATGATCTGCTCGTAGTAGGCAAAGAGCCACACTTCTTCTACAGCCATCCAGAGGAAAAAACCAAAACACTTGTGCGCGTTGTCCGAGAAAGTGTTGGGCCCGCCTTCATTGTAGGAGCCGAATATCGGCCCATTTCGCGCGTGCTGATCGCTTATGATGGAAGCGATACCGCAGCGCGTACGATGCAGCGTTTTGCTCAGCTTAGACCTTTTGGGACGGACGTAGGCGTCGAAGTGCTTACCGTCTATGACGGAGAGGACGCCGAGGCCCGACTGATGCTTTCGCTGGTGCAGGAATATCTGCAGGAGCATGGATTTCGAGTAACCACGACGGCGCGAAAAGGGAATAGTCCCGAAGAGGCTATTGTGCAGTTTGCTCAGGAAATCCAGGCGGATCTGATCGTAGCCGGTGCCTACGCAACAACTGGCCTGAAAAAGCTACTATTTGGATCATCCACATCGGCGCTCATTGAGAAAACGATCGTACCGCTATTTCTATATCACTGA
- a CDS encoding DNA internalization-related competence protein ComEC/Rec2 translates to MASLSTAPLFWTALALIAGILLADSQHVPATGWLVAAGALITLASGALLMAQKKQCSNLLWLVPLLLSVVFTGAARYQLQLPVAPSIPLDTLAIVLGDVQQTPTSTSYGQRFLVRTRQVLIGSDTLAARFLLDVRLVADSFPAPACGHRVLLGGRLEPLRAPRNPGLPDRTAQWRRQGIGARLTIDDARLVQVLASDQCYAARLAQFRTTIAQVLKQHIPLPEARPVVQALLLGDRSGLSPEVRDRLGRAGLAHLLAISGLHVMLVGLVLHGLLRSLLLRIGLGWRAMEWTRTLLTLLVLSGYVLLAGMPPSAVRALVMTGLLLGATLCQAPPHSLNALGAAALLLLLQDPMQLFEPGFQLSFAAVAGLLLGWAPLQARLPLFFRRPISRYLVGTALVTLIATLATAPFMLYHFGYVSLAGLLLNFPGIPLAAGALAAGLLTVLSAPVSATLAHLFGHAASLCASLLLQLGNLGVRVLPPVVWRLPDPPWWLLALPLALLGLLSTSARLRRWSGLTLLGCLTAGLWLIPNSSYLDVLFFDVGHGDAILIRTPGGRHLLIDTGGRYAQDVAARWSILPFLRRYGIHRLDAIVLTHPDADHAGGLPLLLRQLKVGRVLDSGTTDSSALSREITHLLDSLRLPHQSLQAGDTIDLDPTLSLQVLAPAPGSDNDSDNERSVVLRMVFGQTRWLFLGDAERKLEHQLVQAYGTLLQSDVVKVAHHGSQTSSIPELVRLVAAPDRSAWAVISSGWRGVSGLVRKRWEQQGAQLWLTSQSGALWLRSDGYRIWPVTWHASRQ, encoded by the coding sequence ATGGCGTCCCTATCAACAGCTCCGCTTTTCTGGACAGCACTGGCCCTGATTGCCGGTATTCTACTGGCCGATTCCCAGCACGTACCCGCTACCGGATGGTTGGTAGCCGCAGGTGCTCTTATAACATTGGCCTCTGGAGCACTGTTGATGGCTCAAAAAAAGCAATGTTCAAATTTACTGTGGCTTGTTCCTCTGCTGCTGAGTGTAGTATTCACCGGAGCTGCCCGCTATCAACTCCAGCTACCCGTTGCGCCTTCTATTCCACTTGACACACTAGCAATTGTCCTGGGCGACGTACAACAAACACCGACGTCTACTTCGTACGGTCAACGCTTTCTTGTGCGCACGCGACAGGTGCTTATTGGCTCAGATACGCTAGCTGCCCGCTTCTTGCTGGACGTGCGCCTGGTGGCCGATAGCTTTCCTGCACCCGCATGTGGTCATCGCGTCCTACTGGGAGGCCGCCTTGAGCCGCTACGTGCCCCTCGCAATCCCGGACTGCCCGATCGAACCGCTCAGTGGCGGCGGCAGGGCATTGGGGCTCGGCTTACGATCGACGATGCCCGGCTCGTACAGGTGCTGGCCTCTGACCAATGCTACGCTGCACGCCTTGCCCAATTCCGCACCACCATCGCCCAGGTATTAAAGCAGCATATCCCTCTACCGGAGGCCCGACCCGTAGTGCAGGCACTGCTGCTAGGGGATCGTTCTGGTCTCTCACCGGAAGTGCGTGACCGGCTGGGTCGCGCCGGACTGGCTCACCTACTGGCCATTTCGGGCTTACACGTAATGCTGGTCGGCCTGGTACTCCATGGCCTCCTTCGGTCCTTACTCCTCCGCATAGGATTGGGATGGCGGGCCATGGAATGGACACGCACGCTTCTCACGCTGCTTGTCTTAAGTGGCTACGTACTGCTGGCTGGCATGCCTCCCTCTGCCGTTCGCGCTCTTGTGATGACCGGACTTCTTCTCGGCGCTACGCTCTGCCAGGCTCCCCCGCATTCCCTGAATGCGCTGGGAGCTGCAGCCTTGCTGCTACTGTTGCAGGATCCGATGCAGCTTTTTGAACCAGGCTTCCAACTTTCTTTCGCTGCCGTGGCCGGACTGCTGCTGGGCTGGGCTCCGCTGCAAGCGCGTCTGCCGCTTTTCTTTCGACGGCCAATCTCACGCTATCTGGTCGGGACAGCGCTGGTTACGTTGATTGCTACGCTGGCCACTGCTCCTTTTATGCTCTACCACTTTGGATATGTATCGCTGGCCGGTCTGTTATTAAACTTTCCCGGCATTCCGCTGGCAGCCGGTGCGCTAGCAGCCGGTCTGCTTACCGTGCTGAGCGCTCCAGTAAGCGCAACGCTGGCCCATCTCTTTGGCCATGCGGCTTCTCTGTGCGCCTCCTTATTGCTGCAACTTGGTAATCTGGGAGTTCGTGTGCTTCCGCCTGTTGTATGGCGCCTGCCTGATCCCCCGTGGTGGCTTCTTGCACTCCCACTTGCCCTGCTAGGTCTCCTGAGCACCTCTGCACGCCTGCGCCGCTGGTCTGGTCTAACACTGCTCGGATGTCTAACGGCCGGTCTCTGGCTTATTCCGAACTCCTCTTACCTGGACGTTCTCTTCTTCGACGTAGGACATGGCGACGCCATATTAATTCGAACGCCTGGCGGCCGACACCTGCTGATCGACACAGGGGGCCGCTACGCACAAGACGTAGCAGCGCGCTGGAGCATTTTGCCTTTCCTTCGGCGATACGGAATCCATCGACTCGACGCTATTGTGCTTACGCATCCGGATGCCGACCATGCTGGAGGTCTTCCGCTGCTGTTACGTCAGCTTAAAGTAGGTCGCGTGCTGGACAGCGGCACCACCGATTCTTCTGCGCTTTCGCGAGAAATTACGCATCTGCTTGATAGCCTGCGGCTTCCGCACCAATCTCTTCAGGCTGGCGATACGATTGATCTGGACCCGACCCTGTCGCTACAGGTACTGGCCCCTGCTCCGGGTTCAGATAACGACTCCGACAACGAACGCTCCGTCGTGCTCCGGATGGTCTTTGGCCAGACGCGCTGGCTATTTCTGGGCGATGCCGAACGCAAGCTGGAACACCAGCTTGTCCAGGCCTACGGCACATTGCTTCAGAGCGACGTAGTCAAAGTTGCTCATCACGGCTCGCAAACCAGCAGTATTCCTGAGCTGGTACGCCTTGTGGCCGCGCCTGACCGCTCTGCCTGGGCTGTAATTAGCAGCGGCTGGCGAGGCGTCAGCGGCCTGGTTCGAAAGCGATGGGAGCAGCAGGGTGCCCAACTCTGGCTCACCAGTCAGTCGGGCGCCCTGTGGCTCCGAAGCGATGGATACCGGATCTGGCCGGTTACCTGGCACGCATCGCGTCAGTGA
- the nusB gene encoding transcription antitermination factor NusB encodes MHSRREVRERVLQALYAYEVGHNTAEHVIETVLRPVLKDDREALRFATQLFLRTLNCSEEADRLIADHVKNWDLTRIALIDRLLLRMAICELLAFEDIPPKVSINEAIEVAKKYSTEKSGQFINGVLDAVVLDLQRQGRLKKSGRGLIGMETLLQRLAEQQSSKS; translated from the coding sequence ATGCACAGCCGAAGGGAAGTACGGGAACGGGTGCTGCAAGCACTGTATGCCTATGAAGTAGGGCATAATACGGCTGAGCACGTGATAGAGACCGTGCTGCGGCCTGTATTGAAGGATGATCGGGAAGCGCTTCGCTTCGCTACCCAGCTTTTTCTGCGAACGCTGAACTGTAGCGAAGAGGCTGATCGTCTGATTGCTGATCATGTAAAAAACTGGGATCTGACGCGCATTGCTTTAATCGACCGGCTCTTGCTGCGCATGGCCATCTGTGAGTTGCTTGCTTTTGAAGATATTCCTCCCAAGGTGTCAATCAATGAGGCGATAGAAGTGGCCAAGAAGTACAGTACAGAGAAGAGCGGTCAATTTATTAACGGAGTGCTTGACGCGGTGGTGCTGGACCTGCAACGGCAGGGACGATTAAAAAAATCAGGGCGTGGGCTGATCGGTATGGAGACGCTGCTGCAACGCCTGGCCGAACAGCAATCGTCGAAGTCATAG
- a CDS encoding metallophosphoesterase family protein has translation MALIAIGDIHGCARTLDALLDRLAPTRDDQLIFIGDYVDRGPNARGVIERLLQLREEIPCIFLRGNHEALMLNYLDHGEADLWFINGGLTTLNSYREDGIHIPEAHEIFIRETLLYYETPDFFFVHGGLKPHLSIAENLRRFAHTELFLWEREHLNAPRFAWEKTVVCGHTPVPEPINRDKLIAIDTGCVYPHPGLGRLTAVRLPERTFISIPRQDLI, from the coding sequence ATGGCACTGATTGCCATTGGCGACATTCATGGTTGCGCCCGTACGCTGGACGCCTTGCTTGACCGCCTGGCGCCTACGCGCGATGATCAGCTCATCTTTATCGGAGACTATGTCGACCGGGGGCCTAACGCTCGAGGTGTCATTGAACGTCTTCTGCAGCTTCGGGAGGAAATCCCCTGCATCTTCCTCCGAGGGAATCATGAAGCCCTGATGCTCAACTACCTTGACCATGGAGAAGCTGACCTCTGGTTTATCAATGGGGGGCTGACTACGCTCAATAGCTACCGGGAGGACGGCATCCATATTCCAGAAGCTCATGAAATATTCATTCGTGAAACGCTTCTCTACTACGAGACGCCGGACTTCTTTTTTGTCCACGGGGGGCTAAAACCCCACCTGTCTATCGCCGAAAATCTGCGTCGCTTTGCCCATACTGAACTGTTCCTCTGGGAACGAGAACATCTGAACGCTCCCCGCTTTGCCTGGGAAAAAACGGTAGTGTGCGGACACACGCCTGTTCCTGAACCGATCAACCGAGATAAGCTGATTGCGATTGACACGGGCTGCGTCTATCCGCATCCAGGCCTGGGACGCCTGACGGCCGTTCGACTTCCAGAACGCACGTTCATTTCGATTCCCCGTCAGGACCTGATCTGA